The DNA window GGGCACTCTCCAGCATATCCAGGTCGCGGCCGACGATCATCAGATCGGCGCCGAGACCGGCCAGTTCATGCGCGATCGCCAGGCCGATACCGGCGCTGGCACCGGTGATCAGGGCCGTCTGCCCATCCAGGCGCCACCGTTGCTGGGTCATATGTCCTCCGGGGCCGCGCCCACTGTGTTTCGATGCGGCAAGGATACGCGCTCACGACCGCCCCCCGTCCGTGATGCGACACTGGCCCCACATCCCTCGTGGAGAGCTGCCATGCGCGTCCTGATTCCCGTCCTGCTGTCGGCCGCCGTGCTGGCCGGGTGCCAGCGCCCTGCACCGCCGAATCCGGAACGACCGCCGGAACCGCAGGCATTGGCCAAGGCAGTCAAGCAACCACTGGACCGTGCCAAAGGCGTGCAGAAGACCATGGACGAGGCGGCCGAACGCGAGCGCAAGGCAGAGGCCGACGCGCAGTAGATCCCCGCATGCAACAACGCCCGGCCAAGGCCGGGCGTTGTGCGTTCAGTAGATCCACGCCATGCGTGGACATCGCTGATCGGGAATCAGAACCCGCAGAAGCAATACGCCAGCGACTTCACCGGTGCACCGTTGCCCTTCTCGCGGGCCGCGTTCTCAACGAAGCGCAGCTGCGTATCGATTTCCGGCATCGTGCGCGCCAGCATCATCCGGCCCACGCCGGAATCGGCCAGCATCCAGGCGCCGGCGTGGCTGCCAGCGAAGCCGCTGACGAACTGCGCGAACGGCGTCGCCGCCTTCTCGATGTAACGCACACGGTACTTGTCGGTCGCACCCAGCTTGGCCCGACCGGCAGCGTCAGCCACGGCGTCCTTCAGGCCACCGAAGGCATCGACCAGACCGCGCTCCTTGGCCTGCGCACCGCTCCAGACACGCCCGCGAGCCACTTCGTCGATCGCCTCGACCGGCTTCTTGCGGGCCTCGGCGACACGGCCGGTGAAATCGGCATAACCCTTGTTGATCACCGACTGGATGACCTGGCCCACCGCCGGATCCATCGGCCGGGTGACATCGAAGGCACCGGCGAAACGGGTGGTGCCGACGCCATCGGTGTGCACGCCGAACTTGTCCAGCGCACGGCTGAAGTTCGGGATCATGCCGAAGATGCCGATCGAACCGGTGATGGTCGACGGATCGGCATAGATGCGATCGGCGTTCATGCTGATCCAGTAACCACCGGACGCAGCGAGGTCGCCCATGGACACCACCACCGGCTTGCCCGCAGCCTGCAGGGCCACCACTTCGCGACGGATCTGCTCGGAGGCGTAGACTTCGCCACCGGGCGAATCCACACGCAGCACCACGGCCTTGACGTCGTCATCGTCGCGCGCCGCACGCAGCAGCGCCGAGGTCGATTCACCACCGATGCGGCCGGCCGGCAGATCACCGCCGCTGATTTCACCGGAGGCCACGATGACCGCGACCTGCGGGCGCGAATCAACCGGGTTGCGGCGCGCATCGAGCTGGGCCATGTAGGTGCCGAAATCGATGTTGCGGAAACCACCGTCGGCGTCTTCATCGGCCACGCCGCGCTCGATCATCAGATCCTCGAATTCCTCGCGGGTCTTCAGCGCGGTCACCAGCTTCTGCTGCAGGGCGAACTTGGCCAGGTCGCCACCAGCGGCAGCCACACCTTCAGGCAGGGTATCGATGCCGGCCGCCAGCTGCGCCGGATCCAGGCGGCGGGCCTTGGCGATGTCGCCGAGGTAGCGCTGCCACACATCGTTCATCCAGAACAGATCGGCTTCCTTGGAGGCCGGCGACGCCGCGTCGAGCACGTACGGCTCGGCGGCCGACTTGTACTCGCCCACCTTGAACAGGTGCACGTCCACGCCCAGCTTGTCCTGCAGGCCGGTACGGAAGTACTGGCGGTAGCGGCCCAGGCCTTCCAGCACCACCGACCCCATCGGGTCCAGGTAGACCTCGTCGGCCTGTGCGGCCAGCAGGTACTGCGACTGCCCCATGCTCTCGCTGAAGGCGACCAGCTGCTTGCCCGAAGCGCGCAGTTCCTGCAGCGCAGCGGACACTTCGCGCAGCGAGGCGAAACCGGACGGCTGCAGCTTGTCCAGTTCCAGCACCACGCGCTCGATCTTCTTGTCATCGCGCGCGTTCTCGATCACCCGGATCAGATCGCGCAGCTGCACTTCCTCGGCACCGTTGTCACCAACGGCCTTGGCCAGCGCGCGGCTGACCGGATCGGCGCTGTACTGCTCGACCAGGCGGCCTTCCGGCGCGATCACCAGGGTGGTGCGGTCCTGCAGCGCCTTGCTGGCGCCAGCGCCCATGCCCGCAGCGACGATGAACATCACCAGCACCAGCAGCAACAGGCCGAAGAACACCAGGTTGAGGATCAACCGGCGGGTGAAATTCATCACGTCCCACAGCCCGATGAAGAAGCTGGCGACAGGATTGCGGTTCGCCGGGGGCAGCGGCGGCACGGGTTGGTTCATGGAGCACTCCGGATGGCTTCTTGCCGTGGTAACAGCATAGCCGGTGCCGCGTGAGGCGGCATCGGACACAAGTCAGGGGATCGCCAGTCACGGTTGCCCATGACAGGGGGGGGTATCAGGCCAGCGTGGACTGGCCCAGGCGTTTGCTGCTGCGGTTCAGGCGCCAGCCCATCAGGATTGCTGCGGCGGTCAGGCCGACGATCAGGCCGATCCACATGCCCTGCGGGCCCATGCCCAGGCCGAGGCCGAGCCCGGCGCCCAGCGGCATGCCCAGGCCCCAATAGGCGAACATGGCGATGAACATCGGCACGCGGGTGTCCTTCAGTCCGCGCAGCGCACCGGCCGACAGCACCTGTATGCCATCGGGGAACTGGAAGGTGGCCGCGTACAGCAGCAGGGTCGAGGCCAGACCGGCCACGGCCAGGTCGTTGGTGTAGACGCCGACGATGGCGTCGTGGCCGAACAGCAGCGCCGCCGCCGACAGCGTCTGCGTACCCATGATGATCGCGTAGCCGGCCCACGCCGCACGGCGCACGCCGAAGCCATCGCCACGGCCGACCGCATGGCCGACCCGCACGGTGGTCGCCTCGGCCACGCCCATCGGGATCATGAAGCACAGCTGCGCCACGTTGATCGCGATCTGGTGCGCGGCCGCTTCATTGGCACCCAGGCGACCGATCAACAGTGCGGTGACGATGAACAGGCCACCTTCCATCAACACGGTGATGCCGATCGGCAGGCCGGTGCGCAGCAGGTCCCAGATCGCTGACCAGCGCGGTCCCTCGAAATGCGAGAACAGCTGCAGGTGGGCAAAGCGCTTGGTGAACCACAGGTAGGTACCGAAGGCGATCGCCTGCAGCCACATCATCACCGCCGAGGCGATGCCCAGGCCTTCGGCGCCCATTTCCGGGAAGCCCAGCTTGCCGTTGGCCAGCACGTAGCCCATCGGCGCCAGCACCAGCAGGCCGCCAAAACCGAGCAGCATGGTCGGCAGCGTCCAATGCATGCCTTCACTGAGATAGCGCATGCAGAAGTACAGGGTCAGCGCCGGGCCACCCCAGCGCACCGCATGCAGGAACGCCGTTGCGCCCGGCACGATGTCCGGAGCGATGCCGAAGGCCGGCAGCAGCGGCGGCACCACGGTGAGGAAGGTGAACATGATCAGGCCCAGGCCCAGCGCCAGCCACAGTGCCTGCCGGAACAACGGGCCGATCTCGCGCTCACGGCCGGCGCCATGCAGCTGCGACACCGAGGCGGTGAGTGAGATCAGCGTGCCGATCGGGATCAGCATCGGCAGCCACAGCAGCGCGGTGCCGATGGTCACCGCGGCCAGGGTGGATGTCGCATGGTGGCCGGCAATCACGTTGTCGACGAAGGAGATCAGACCGGTGGAGACGTGCCCGAGCACAAGCGGCAGGGCAAGCAGACCGGTGGCGCCGACTTCCTTGCTGAAGCGCGGCGTGGAGGTTGCAGTAGACATAAGGTGCTTGACGCGAACTACGGTTGCGCGCGAAGGGCACAGGCACCGGGTTGCGGCCGGCCATCTTACGCGCGCTGGGCGGCCATTCCCATGACTGCCCCATAAAGGGGACGGAGGGAATTAAGTCGTATCCGGCACAGTCGGGCCTGAAATGACTTGATTCCCTCCGTCCCCTTTTTGCTTACTGCCCGGCCTGGCGCTTGAGCCAGGTGTCGCGTTCGGCGGCGGGGACGGTGAGGAATGCGCTGCGTACGCTGTCGCGTTCCTGCGGCGGCGTGCGCTGCGCGACCAGGGCCAACTGTGCCAACTGCGCAGGGCTCAGCTGGCGCAGCACGGCAAGGACCGCGTCGCGCTGTTGCGGCGGCACGAAACCGAACAGGCCGTGCAGCTTGGGGAACTCGGCGCCCAGTTGCGGGCCCAGACGCCAGCCTTCGCGGAAGGCCTGGTCCTGTGCCAGGAACTGCGTGCGCAGGCGCTGCTGCTGATCGGCCGGCAAAGCGGCGAAACGGCTGGCGGCCTGACGGATGCGTTCGCGCTCACCCTCTGGCAGGGCCCGCCACGCGGCGTAGTCGCTGCGACGCTGACGTTGCTGGGCGGGATCGAGTTGTGCGAATGCCGCCGCTGCGGTGGGCGCGACCGCCGACGGTGTTGCCGAGGGTGCGGGCAGCGGCACGTTCAACGATTGCGGAGCAGCCGCCAGCGACAGCGGCAAGGCCAGCAGCAGGCCGGCGAAGAGGAGCTTATTCATCGGCAGCAGAGGTTTCCAGCGCTGCGCCGACCGGTTCCGGGCGGGTCGGCTTGGGTTGTGACTCGTCCACCGGCAACGGGCCACCGGCAGCACTCCAGGCATGCATGTCGGCCTCGGCCAGCAGCGGGTAGTCGCGGTCGGCCAGCATGGCGGCATCTTCGCTGGCCTGCGCATCGCCGCCTGCAGCGGGGCGGACATCGCTGGCGGGCAGTGCCTCGACGGTGACCGGCCCGGCCTCACCCACCACGCCCTCGGGCAAGGGGCCATCGGCAGTCAACGCGCGGCCCTGCCAATGGCGCCAGCCCAACGCAGCCAGCAGCAACACCGCCACGGTGATCAACAGGATCACCGGGCCACGCCAGCGCGGCTTGGCATTGGGGCGACGACGCTTGCCGCTGGCAGGCGCGCGTTCGTCGCGCGGCGGCGCACGCCAACTGGAGGCCGGCGCCTGGTTGTTGGCCGCTGGCGCGGACGGTTGCGCCAGCTGCTGCAGGCGCTTGGCCGGCAGGTCGCGGATACGCAGCTGCACCTGTTCGGCCAGCGTCCGCCATGCGGCGGCATCGGGCTGGCCATTGGCATCGCGTGGGCAGGCCGTGGCCAACAGGCGTTGATAACCCTCCTCGTCGACATCCAGAACGCGGGTGGCGATGCCCTCGTCCAGGCTGCCGCCTACCCGCAGCAACAGAGCCAGCCGCGGCAGGGGGGCCATGTCGCCCAGCGCGGCCAGCGACGGCGGCCACTGACCGGTGGTCGGCTCGCGCAGCGCCTGGCGCTGGCCCAGCAGGGTCCAGAAGCGGCCGGGCCACTGCGCCATCGGCAGGTCGCTGGCGACGGCGGCGAAGGCGCGCATCACCGCCACCAGCGTTTGTTCGGCACGGGCGGGGTCGCCGCACTGCAGTTCGGCCACGACCAGGGCACGGCGTTCGACGCCACGCAGAAATGCCGACAGCGCGCCGGCCGCGGTCGAGGAAACAGGGGCGGGCACAGCCGTCATCGGTCACTCCAAAGGTCTATCGGCATGATAGCGGCAGCCCATCGCTGCCCGGCAGGCTTGCGATTCCAGACACTTCATGCTGCAGGTTGTGCACAGCATCACGCGGGAACCGGGCGATTCCTCGATGAATGGCTGAATTCACCCTGTTTCAGCAATGTTTCACACTTAAGTTATTGATTTACATATAATTTAAAGTGTGGCTATTTTTTGACCAACCCAAGCGTGAGGCCGTCGCCATCGGCCTCATGCGGCGCCACGAGCCGCTAACGCACAGACTTATCCACAGAAGATGTGGATAAGACTGAATCTCCAATAGACACCGATATTTAGGTGACATTTATGATTCGCCGACGGGCGTGTCAGTCGCATTTACCTCTGCCATGCGCCCTCGCAGGGGCCGTTACACTGACCCGATGCTCGTCCCCGATTCCGGCCCCGTCCCGACCCTGCAGGTCGCCCTGCCCGTCCCCCTGCCGCGCCTGTTCGATTACCTGCCGCCGCAGGGCGAAGGTCCGACGGTGGCGGTCGGCTGCCGGCTGAAGGTGCCGTTCGGCAACCGCGAACTGATCGGCGTGGTGGCCGGCCACGGGCAGGCCGAGGACAGCCAGGGCCTGCGCCAGGCGCTGGCCTGGTGTGACACCGCGCCGCTGCTGCAGGGCGAGCTGTGGCAGAGCCTGCAGTGGCTGGCCCGCTATACCCACGCCCCCCTGGGCGAGGTGCTGAGCACCGCCCTGCCCGGCCCGCTGCGGCACGGCGAACCGCTGCCCGATACCCATCACTGGGGCTGGCAGCTGACACCGGAGGGCCGCGCCCAGCGCGAAAAGCTGCGCGCCGGCAGCCGACCACGGCAATTGGCCGAGCTGCTGGCCGACGCGGTGGTGGACGAGGATGTCCTGTCCGCGCGCATGCAGGACTGGCGGGTGGCCGCACGCAGCCTGGGCAAGCGCGACCTGGCCGAGCGCATCGCCCTGACCGTGGCGCCGCAGCACGCTCAGCCCCTGCCCGGCCCCACCCTCAATGCGGAGCAGGCCGAGGCCGTGGCCGCGATCACCGCCGCCGAAAGCTTCCAGGCCTTCCTGCTGGACGGGGTGACCGGCAGCGGCAAGACCGAGGTCTACCTGCAGGCAATCATCCATTGCCTGGCGCAGGGCAGGCAGGCGCTGGTGCTGGTGCCCGAGATCGGCCTGACCCCGCAGACCCTGGCGCGCTTCCGCGGCCGTCTCGGCATTGCCGTGCACGCGCTGCACTCGGGGCTGACCGACAACGAACGCGCGCGGGTCTGGG is part of the Stenotrophomonas lactitubi genome and encodes:
- the sppA gene encoding signal peptide peptidase SppA, whose protein sequence is MNQPVPPLPPANRNPVASFFIGLWDVMNFTRRLILNLVFFGLLLLVLVMFIVAAGMGAGASKALQDRTTLVIAPEGRLVEQYSADPVSRALAKAVGDNGAEEVQLRDLIRVIENARDDKKIERVVLELDKLQPSGFASLREVSAALQELRASGKQLVAFSESMGQSQYLLAAQADEVYLDPMGSVVLEGLGRYRQYFRTGLQDKLGVDVHLFKVGEYKSAAEPYVLDAASPASKEADLFWMNDVWQRYLGDIAKARRLDPAQLAAGIDTLPEGVAAAGGDLAKFALQQKLVTALKTREEFEDLMIERGVADEDADGGFRNIDFGTYMAQLDARRNPVDSRPQVAVIVASGEISGGDLPAGRIGGESTSALLRAARDDDDVKAVVLRVDSPGGEVYASEQIRREVVALQAAGKPVVVSMGDLAASGGYWISMNADRIYADPSTITGSIGIFGMIPNFSRALDKFGVHTDGVGTTRFAGAFDVTRPMDPAVGQVIQSVINKGYADFTGRVAEARKKPVEAIDEVARGRVWSGAQAKERGLVDAFGGLKDAVADAAGRAKLGATDKYRVRYIEKAATPFAQFVSGFAGSHAGAWMLADSGVGRMMLARTMPEIDTQLRFVENAAREKGNGAPVKSLAYCFCGF
- a CDS encoding DUF3106 domain-containing protein; this translates as MNKLLFAGLLLALPLSLAAAPQSLNVPLPAPSATPSAVAPTAAAAFAQLDPAQQRQRRSDYAAWRALPEGERERIRQAASRFAALPADQQQRLRTQFLAQDQAFREGWRLGPQLGAEFPKLHGLFGFVPPQQRDAVLAVLRQLSPAQLAQLALVAQRTPPQERDSVRSAFLTVPAAERDTWLKRQAGQ
- a CDS encoding MATE family efflux transporter, encoding MSTATSTPRFSKEVGATGLLALPLVLGHVSTGLISFVDNVIAGHHATSTLAAVTIGTALLWLPMLIPIGTLISLTASVSQLHGAGREREIGPLFRQALWLALGLGLIMFTFLTVVPPLLPAFGIAPDIVPGATAFLHAVRWGGPALTLYFCMRYLSEGMHWTLPTMLLGFGGLLVLAPMGYVLANGKLGFPEMGAEGLGIASAVMMWLQAIAFGTYLWFTKRFAHLQLFSHFEGPRWSAIWDLLRTGLPIGITVLMEGGLFIVTALLIGRLGANEAAAHQIAINVAQLCFMIPMGVAEATTVRVGHAVGRGDGFGVRRAAWAGYAIIMGTQTLSAAALLFGHDAIVGVYTNDLAVAGLASTLLLYAATFQFPDGIQVLSAGALRGLKDTRVPMFIAMFAYWGLGMPLGAGLGLGLGMGPQGMWIGLIVGLTAAAILMGWRLNRSSKRLGQSTLA